The following coding sequences lie in one Kamptonema formosum PCC 6407 genomic window:
- a CDS encoding HhoA/HhoB/HtrA family serine endopeptidase, whose protein sequence is MNSSTGKFWKQPTIYILLLVTGAGAALIGDRLVLSKIPVSAQNRIEQKLDQPQVKIPSDNSNSQAQIVSQLPLPIAPGEENFIAAAVQKVGPAVVRIDSSRRVGSGGLGLDGQSPEDFFRGEQPQGRGRVERGTGSGFVISADGQVLTNAHVVDGADTVSVTLKDGRTFEGKVLGEDRVTDVAVVKIEADKLPIAKVGNSDQLLPGEWAIAIGNPLGLDNSVTAGIISATGRSSRDVGVPDKRIGFIQTDAAINPGNSGGPLLNAAGEVIGMNTAIISGAQGLGFAIPINEAQQIAQQLITTGKVEHAYLGIEMATLTPEIQQLVNNDPNSRIRVNVSEGILINSVVPASPAARAGFRPGDVIQKINNQPMLKSESVQKLVQNTKVGTSLQVEVNRDGKLINLEVKPGNLPVQSAR, encoded by the coding sequence ATGAATAGTTCAACTGGCAAATTTTGGAAACAACCGACGATTTATATATTGCTTTTGGTGACGGGAGCAGGAGCGGCGCTAATTGGCGATCGCTTAGTATTGTCGAAAATACCTGTTTCTGCTCAGAACCGAATAGAGCAGAAACTTGACCAACCGCAAGTCAAAATTCCTTCTGACAATAGCAATTCTCAGGCTCAGATCGTCTCACAACTTCCCCTGCCGATCGCTCCCGGTGAGGAGAATTTTATTGCGGCGGCGGTGCAGAAAGTCGGGCCGGCGGTGGTTCGGATTGACTCTTCTCGACGGGTAGGATCGGGAGGACTAGGGTTGGATGGACAATCTCCTGAAGATTTTTTTAGGGGAGAACAACCACAAGGTAGAGGACGGGTTGAGCGGGGAACTGGTTCCGGTTTTGTAATCAGTGCTGATGGTCAGGTACTCACTAATGCTCACGTTGTAGATGGGGCAGATACAGTAAGTGTGACACTCAAGGACGGTCGCACCTTTGAGGGGAAAGTTTTGGGGGAAGATCGAGTAACGGATGTGGCAGTGGTGAAGATTGAGGCCGATAAGCTGCCAATTGCGAAGGTAGGAAACTCTGACCAATTGTTACCTGGGGAATGGGCGATCGCGATCGGTAATCCTTTGGGTTTAGATAACTCGGTAACTGCTGGGATCATCAGTGCTACAGGCCGCTCTAGTCGCGATGTGGGTGTCCCAGATAAGCGGATTGGCTTTATTCAAACTGATGCAGCAATTAATCCCGGAAATTCAGGCGGCCCACTATTGAATGCTGCTGGTGAAGTGATTGGTATGAACACGGCAATTATCAGCGGTGCTCAAGGATTGGGATTTGCAATTCCTATTAATGAAGCACAGCAAATTGCTCAACAATTGATTACAACAGGCAAAGTTGAACACGCTTATTTAGGTATTGAGATGGCGACGCTGACACCCGAAATTCAGCAGCTAGTTAACAACGATCCGAATAGCAGAATTCGTGTCAATGTTAGCGAAGGAATTTTAATTAACAGCGTTGTTCCTGCTTCTCCTGCTGCTAGGGCAGGTTTCCGGCCGGGAGATGTCATTCAGAAGATCAATAATCAGCCCATGCTCAAATCGGAATCGGTGCAAAAATTGGTACAGAATACTAAAGTTGGTACTTCTTTACAAGTAGAGGTAAACCGCGATGGTAAGCTGATTAATTTGGAAGTAAAACCAGGAAATCTCCCAGTTCAATCTGCCCGCTAA